The Henckelia pumila isolate YLH828 chromosome 2, ASM3356847v2, whole genome shotgun sequence genome includes a window with the following:
- the LOC140877065 gene encoding loganic acid O-methyltransferase-like — MAAGAPMKGGIGTYSYANNSQRQREEYDSAKNLIKHVLIQNLDVKSLVSSGNAFTIADLGCSIGPNTFLAMENIIDGVGEKYDIQGHNPTNLEFQVFFNDRVANDFNSLFASLPVDKRYYAAGVAGSFWGRLFPDSSICVAYSSFALQWLSKIPKELVDKESPAWNKGKIHYTGRGAKKEVVGAYAAQFEQDMDAFLNARGMEIVRGGMIVILIPGVADGVVAHSSGVALTFLESNLCDMVKESNKCRKSLRKMGVSAC, encoded by the exons ATGGCAGCTGGAGCTCCAATGAAAGGCGGAATTGGTACATATAGCTATGCCAATAATTCCCAGCGTCAG AGAGAAGAGTACGATTCGGCCAAGAACCTAATCAAGCATGTCCTGATACAAAATCTTGACGTAAAAAGCCTCGTATCATCTGGGAACGCATTCACGATCGCGGATTTGGGCTGCTCAATTGGCCCCAACACTTTCTTAGCAATGGAAAACATAATCGATGGTGTTGGAGAGAAGTATGACATACAAGGCCACAACCCCACAAACCTCGAATTCCAAGTTTTTTTCAACGACAGAGTTGCTAATGACTTCAATAGCCTGTTCGCATCTCTCCCGGTGGATAAACGCTACTATGCAGCGGGAGTAGCGGGGTCTTTTTGGGGCCGATTGTTCCCGGATTCATCCATATGCGTAGCATATTCCAGTTTTGCACTCCAATGGCTTTCTAAGATACCTAAAGAATTGGTGGACAAAGAGTCTCCAGCATGGAACAAAGGAAAAATTCACTACACGGGACGCGGCGCGAAAAAGGAAGTCGTGGGAGCTTATGCAGCGCAGTTTGAACAAGATATGGACGCGTTTCTGAATGCTAGAGGAATGGAGATTGTGCGAGGGGGGATGATTGTGATACTCATTCCTGGGGTGGCCGATGGAGTTGTTGCACATTCTAGTGGCGTAGCTTTAACTTTCTTGGAATCCAACCTATGTGACATGGTTAAAGag TCGAACAAATGTCGAAAATCGTTGAGAAAAATGGGCGTTTCAGCGTGTTGA